In Vitis vinifera cultivar Pinot Noir 40024 chromosome 11, ASM3070453v1, a genomic segment contains:
- the LOC104880682 gene encoding uncharacterized protein LOC104880682, giving the protein MTRYLAKVRDTLQRFTEWTIEKLKRIENGRTDALVGITVSLPIKEAILLPIHVQANPSVAEASTCNAIKANQADGQEWSNDIIEYLRTSTLPEDPKQTHKIRVQAARFTLIGGHLYKRSFTGPYLRCLNHSEVLYVLAELHEGVCGNHSGGRSLAHRAHSQGYYWPTMKKDATTYVKKCDKCQRHGPIPHVPLGTLKPISGP; this is encoded by the coding sequence ATGACGCGATATCTGGCTAAAGTAAGAGACACCCTACAGCGGTTCACCGAATGGACGATCGAAAAACTAAAACGAATTGAAAATGGGCGCACCGACGCCTTGGTAGGCATAACTGTCTCCCTCCCCATTAAAGAAGCCATATTgttgcctatacatgtgcaagcCAACCCTTCCGTCGCGGAAGCTTCCACTTGCAATGCCATTAAGGCAAACCAAGCAGACGGCCAAGAGTGGTCGAACGACATTATAGAGTACCTTCGGACAAGCACTCTACCCGAGGATCCCAAGCAGACACACAAGATCCGGGTGCAAGCCGCCCGTTTCACCTTGATCGGGGGGCACTTATACAAGCGGTCCTTCACAGGTCCCTATCTCCGGTGCCTAAACCACTCAGAGGTCCTGTATGTATTAGCTGAATTGCACGAGGGAGTATGTGGAAATCATTCTGGAGGTCGATCTTTGGCGCATAGGGCCCATtcgcaaggatattattggcccacaatgaagaaggatgcgACAAcctatgtcaaaaaatgtgacaaatgCCAAAGGCATGGCCCCATACCACATGTACCGTTGGGGACATTGAAGCCAATTTCAGGCCCCTAG
- the LOC100247542 gene encoding protein NRT1/ PTR FAMILY 6.2: MEMETEERKALVLDAYDYKGAPADRAQTGGWVSAATILGIEVSERFTTMGIAVNLVTYLDNTMHQPSATSSTIVANFSGVSFLLCLLGGCVADSFLGRYWTIAIFAVIEALGACVLAISATLSHLRPPPCNPSVAIKCVKANNLQMGVFFLGLFAMALGIGGVKSSVSALGTDQFDQTDEKEKTQMEYFFNRFYFLINIGTILAVTLLVYIQDEVSRGVGYGICSAAMLMAVIVFLSRTRRYRYKKLTGSPLIQVIQVIVAAIQKRKLEFPSDLSLLYEDSSAKSKICRTDQFRWLDKATIRSDGDLGKNGSETPNPWRLSTVTRVEELKMMIRLLPIWATTIIFWCVHAQVITFSVQQAASMDRSIGKFHVPAASFSVFFIGATMITLALYDRMVMKKSRGSRGLTNLQKIGLGLAISVIAMAVAAAMEQKRLKVIRANRNTPTSTLPLTAFILIPQFAIVGIAEAFMYSGQLAFFISEAPKGMKAISNSLFLTTISFGYFVTTILVDLIKKITPGKDGGHGWLAPKINDSRLDYFYALISVLSFINLGLYLVCARWYKPNSSENAKDSDVNASHDEEKPQDVSNS; encoded by the exons ATGGAGATGGAGACTGAGGAAAGGAAAGCGCTTGTGCTGGATGCCTATGATTACAAGGGTGCTCCGGCAGATAGGGCTCAAACTGGTGGTTGGGTTTCTGCAGCTACGATCCTTG GTATTGAAGTATCCGAAAGGTTTACCACGATGGGAATTGCAGTGAACCTGGTGACATATCTAGATAACACAATGCATCAACCTAGTGCAACCTCTTCAACTATTGTAGCCAATTTCTCAGGCGTATCTTTTCTTCTGTGCTTGTTGGGAGGCTGTGTCGCTGATTCTTTTCTAGGCCGGTATTGGACCATAGCCATTTTTGCAGTAATTGAAGCACTG GGTGCATGCGTCTTAGCCATCTCCGCAACACTGTCACACCTGCGCCCGCCTCCTTGCAACCCTTCGGTAGCTATCAAGTGCGTAAAAGCCAACAATTTGCAAATGGGTGTTTTCTTTTTAGGGCTATTTGCAATGGCACTCGGAATTGGGGGAGTTAAATCCAGTGTTTCGGCACTAGGGACAGACCAGTTTGATCAGACGGATGAGAAGGAAAAAACTCAAATGGAATACTTCTTTAACAGATTTTACTTCCTCATCAATATTGGAACTATTCTAGCTGTTACGTTACTTGTTTACATACAAGACGAAGTGAGTCGCGGTGTGGGATATGGGATTTGTTCGGCTGCTATGCTTATGGCAGTCATAGTATTTTTATCGAGAACTAGAAGATATAGGTATAAGAAACTTACGGGAAGCCCATTGATTCAAGTTATTCAAGTCATCGTGGCTGCGATACAGAAAAGAAAGCTTGAGTTTCCATCTGATTTAAGCTTATTATATGAGGATTCTTCTGCAAAATCAAAGATTTGTCGTACAGATCAGTTTCG GTGGTTGGACAAGGCGACTATCAGAAGCGATGGGGATCTTGGAAAAAATGGATCAGAAACTCCAAATCCGTGGAGACTAAGCACGGTGACAAGGGTGGAAGAGCTAAAAATGATGATCAGACTACTGCCAATTTGGGCCACAACAATCATTTTTTGGTGTGTTCATGCACAAGTGATAACTTTCTCGGTGCAGCAAGCTGCTTCTATGGACAGATCTATTGGAAAATTTCATGTGCCAGCAGCCTCATTTTCTGTCTTCTTTATTGGGGCAACAATGATCACTCTCGCCCTTTATGACCGCATGGTCATGAAGAAATCAAGAGGGAGTCGAG GTCTCACAAATTTGCAAAAGATAGGGCTAGGCCTTGCAATCTCTGTAATAGCAATGGCAGTTGCAGCAGCTATGGAGCAGAAGCGTTTGAAAGTTATTAGAGCCAACAGAAACACCCCTACTTCAACTCTGCCCTTAACCGCCTTCATATTGATTCCTCAGTTTGCAATTGTTGGTATTGCAGAGGCCTTTATGTACAGTGGCCAGCTTGCTTTCTTCATTAGTGAGGCACCAAAAGGGATGAAAGCAATCAGCAACAGCCTCTTCCTCACTACTATATCTTTCGGTTACTTTGTGACTACCATCTTGGTCGACctcataaagaaaattacacCAGGCAAAGATGGTGGACACGGTTGGCTAGCCCCTAAGATTAACGACAGCAGATTGGATTATTTCTATGCTCTTATTAGTGTGTTGAGCTTCATCAACTTAGGACTGTATCTTGTTTGTGCTAGATGGTACAAGCCCAACTCCAGTGAAAATGCCAAGGATAGTGATGTTAATGCTTCTCATGATGAAGAAAAGCCACAGGATGTGTCGAATTCATAA
- the LOC100247325 gene encoding probable sugar phosphate/phosphate translocator At5g25400, translating into MGKGASSLSEGVMKKILLSYAYVGIWIFLSFTVIVYNKYILDRKMYNWPFPISLTMIHMAFCSSIAYLLVRVLKLVEPVAMSRELYISSVVPIGALYSLSLWFSNSAYIYLSVSFIQMLKALMPVAVYSIGVLFKKDSFKTDTMVNMVSISVGVAIAAYGEARFDSWGVILQLGAVAFEATRLVLIQILLTSKGITLNPITSLYYVAPCCLGFLFIPWIIVEFPVLKQNSSFHLDFVIFGTNSLCAFALNLAVFLLVGKTSALTMNVAGVVKDWLLIAFSWSVIKDTVTPVNLVGYGLAFLGVAYYNHSKLQALKAKEAQKKAAQADEEAGRLLQEREGEGSGRRTESQG; encoded by the coding sequence ATGGGGAAAGGGGCGTCGTCTCTCAGCGAGGGCGTGATGAAGAAGATCCTGCTGTCATATGCCTATGTTGGGATTTGGATCTTCCTCAGCTTTACTGTGATCGTGTACAACAAGTACATACTCGATCGTAAGATGTACAACTGGCCCTTTCCGATCTCGCTTACTATGATCCATATGGCGTTTTGTTCCTCTATTGCCTACCTTCTAGTGCGAGTGCTCAAGCTGGTGGAGCCCGTTGCGATGTCGCGTGAGCTTTACATCTCGTCTGTGGTTCCAATCGGAGCTCTGTACTCGCTCTCGCTGTGGTTCTCGAACTCGGCGTATATTTATCTCTCGGTTTCCTTCATTCAGATGCTCAAGGCTCTGATGCCTGTTGCGGTCTACTCCATCGGTGTTCTCTTCAAGAAGGACAGTTTCAAGACTGATACGATGGTGAACATGGTCTCGATCTCGGTCGGAGTGGCCATCGCGGCTTACGGCGAGGCGCGATTCGATTCTTGGGGCGTGATTCTGCAGCTGGGTGCCGTCGCCTTCGAGGCCACACGCTTGGTCTTGATCCAGATCTTGTTGACTTCCAAGGGCATCACCCTAAATCCGATCACTTCGCTTTACTACGTGGCTCCTTGCTGCTTGGGATTTCTGTTTATTCCTTGGATCATTGTGGAATTCCCCGTTTTGAAGCAGAATTCGAGTTTTCATTTAGATTTTGTGATTTTCGGGACCAATTCGCTTTGTGCTTTCGCCTTGAACTTGGCGGTGTTTTTGCTGGTAGGAAAGACCTCGGCTTTGACCATGAACGTTGCTGGGGTTGTAAAGGATTGGCTGTTGATTGCATTTTCGTGGTCCGTAATCAAGGACACAGTGACGCCGGTGAACTTGGTCGGCTACGGGCTTGCATTCCTAGGGGTTGCCTACTATAATCATTCCAAATTGCAGGCATTGAAAGCAAAGGAGGCACAGAAGAAGGCGGCCCAGGCTGATGAGGAGGCCGGGAGGTTGTTGCAGGAGAGGGAAGGAGAAGGATCAGGTAGGCGAACCGAATCACAGGGTTGA